A section of the Kluyveromyces lactis strain NRRL Y-1140 chromosome F complete sequence genome encodes:
- the CPT1 gene encoding diacylglycerol cholinephosphotransferase (similar to uniprot|P17898 Saccharomyces cerevisiae YNL130C CPT1 and similar to uniprot|P22140 Saccharomyces cerevisiae YHR123w EPT1 Cholinephosphotransferase) encodes MGVFIPHYKLSKLKEYRSIISKYTLKPFWSQFVKIFPLWMAPNVVTLSGFGFIIVNVLTVLYLNPTLDQEQPRWAYFSYALGLFLYQTFDACDGAHARRTGQSGPLGELFDHCIDALNTTLSMFIFCSVCGVGYKPMILFIQFALLCNFYLSTWEEYHTHKLFLSEFSGPVEGILLIVASFIITGIYGPQKVWHRELFAFQLFEQDFVLESMHVMFFLSGIGLIFNILSARRNVVEHYLKSSGTAESKTANIKAADRGLLPFFIYFATVFLTAFLQPKFIALPFIMSIGLTMAFTVGRIIIGHLTDQEFPMRHPLMFIPSLQLIICYVFVYGLKYDSNAIVNDLNWFGFGLTLGIHGMFITEVIYEFTTYLDIYALSIKHPKKVE; translated from the exons ATGGGTGTTTTCATTCCACATTACAAGCTTTCGAAGCTAAAGGAGTACAG GTCGATTATCTCTAAGTATACTTTGAAGCCATTCTGGTCTCAATTTGTGAAAATTTTTCCATTATGGATGGCACCTAATGTTGTTACGCTTTCAGGGTTTGGATTCATCATTGTTAATGTTTTGACAGTCTTGTACTTAAATCCAACCTTAGATCAAGAACAGCCACGTTGGGCATACTTTTCGTATGCGTTAGGTCTCTTCTTGTATCAAACGTTTGATGCATGTGATGGAGCACATGCACGTCGGACAGGCCAATCGGGGCCGTTGGGTGAATTGTTTGATCATTGTATTGATGCATTGAACACTACTCTGTCAATGTTTATATTTTGTTCTGTGTGTGGCGTTGGATATAAACCGATGATACTTTTCATCCAGTTCGCTTTGTTGTGCAACTTCTATTTGAGTACTTGGGAAGAATATCATACTCACAAACTATTTCTAAGTGAATTCAGTGGGCCTGTCGAGGGtattttgttgattgtTGCGTCTTTCATTATCACAGGTATTTATGGACCACAGAAAGTTTGGCACAGAGAGCTATTTGCGTTCCAATTGTTTGAACAGGACTTTGTGTTAGAATCTATGCATGTAATGTTCTTCTTATCAGGTATCGGActtattttcaatatcttaTCTGCCAGAAGAAATGTCGTTGAGCATTACCTCAAGAGCTCTGGTACTGcagaatcaaaaacagCCAACATCAAGGCTGCTGATAGAGGTTTGCTGCcatttttcatttatttCGCTACCGTGTTTTTAACTGCATTCCTTCAGCCAAAGTTTATTGCACTACCGTTCATCATGAGTATTGGCCTAACGATGGCTTTCACTGTTGGTAGAATCATCATTGGACATTTAACAGATCAAGAATTCCCAATGAGGCATCCACTCATGTTTATTCCATCTCTTCAACTGATCATATGCTACGTATTTGTTTACggtttgaaatatgattcTAACGCCATTGTCAATGACTTGAACTGGTTTGGGTTCGGACTAACTTTGGGTATTCACGGAATGTTCATAACAGAGGTCATTTATGAATTCACAACATATTTGGATATCTACGCTCTTTCCATCAAGCATCCGAAGAAGGTTGAGTAA
- the TOM22 gene encoding Tom22p (similar to uniprot|P49334 Saccharomyces cerevisiae YNL131W TOM22 Translocase of Outer Mitochondrial membrane Mitochondrial import receptor complex protein), producing MVELTELTEESPINQTTAGETLADPAVDSLQQADESDEEEFSSDDEDLYEDENIYERLIALKDIIPPQKRKTISFLYNGTVSLFSSVFSKSGNLLWAVTTSALLLGVPLSLSILAEQQLIEMEKSFDLQKDANDILAAGEGASPASPGAPATAI from the coding sequence ATGGTGGAATTAACTGAGTTGACTGAAGAATCCCCTATTAACCAAACCACAGCTGGGGAAACTCTTGCTGATCCAGCTGTCGATTCTCTTCAACAAGCAGATGAATCTGATGAAGAGGAGTTCTCCAGCGATGATGAGGACCTttatgaagatgaaaatatctATGAAAGATTGATTGCCTTGAAGGATATTATCCCACctcaaaagagaaagacCATCTCTTTTTTGTACAACGGAACTGTCTCTCTATTCAGTAGTGTGTTTTCTAAGAGTGGTAACTTATTGTGGGCTGTGACTACCTCTGCATTGTTATTGGGTGTTCCTCTATCCTTGTCAATCTTGGCCGAACAACAATTGATTGAAATGGAGAAGAGCTTCGATCTACAAAAGGATGctaatgatattttggcTGCTGGTGAGGGTGCTTCCCCAGCTTCTCCAGGTGCCCCAGCAACTGCCATTTAA
- the KRE33 gene encoding ribosome biosynthesis protein KRE33 (highly similar to uniprot|P53914 Saccharomyces cerevisiae YNL132W KRE33 Essential protein of unknown function heterozygous mutant shows haploinsufficiency in K1 killer toxin resistance), which yields MGKKAIDSRIPALIRNGVQTNQRSFFVIVGDNARNQLPNLHYLMMSADLKMNKSVLWTYKKKLLGFTSHRKKREAKIKKEIKRGTREINEQDPFETFISNQNIRYCYYKETEKILGNTYGMCILQDFEALTPNLLARTIETVEGGGIIVIMLKSISSLKQLYTMTMDIHSRYRTEAHDDVVARFNERFILSLGSNENCLVVDSELNVLPISGGKNVKPLPPKDDEEISPKNQELKELKVSLEDVQPAGSLVALSKTVNQAHAILTFIDAISEKTLNSTVALTAGRGRGKSAALGISIAAAVSHGYSNIFVTSPSPENLKTLFEFIFKGFDALGYQEHIDYDIIQSTNPSFNKAIVRVDIKREHRQTIQYIIPNDSHVLGQAELVVIDEAAAIPLPLVKKLLGPYLVFMASTINGYEGTGRSLSLKLIQQLRTQSNGTGREDSETALVSRDSKKQEVQTSGRSLREVVLDEPIRYAPGDPVEKWLNKLLCLDVQLIKNPRFAARGTPHPSQCNLFIVNRDTLFSYHPVSENFLEKMMALYVASHYKNSPNDLQLMSDAPAHQLFVLLPPIDPKDGGRIPDPLVVIQVALEGEISKDSVRNSLARGQRAGGDLIPWLISQQFQDEEFAGLSGARVVRIATNPEYASMGYGSRALELLKDHFEGKFTDLNEDTVQKDYTIKRVDDRDLKKADLLKDEIKLRDAKTLPPLLLKLSEQTPHFLHYLGVSYGLTKSLHKFWKNNGFVPVYLRQTANDLTGEHTCVMVKVLEGRESKWLAEFAKDFHKRFLSLLSFDFKKFTAIEALNVIESAKKGETLDQDSEGRSFQNKVLTRDQLDSIFSPFDLKRLESYANNLLDYHVIVDLLPMMALLYFSGKLGDGVSLSSVQSCILLAIGLQHKGIDDITKELNLPSNQTIAMFSKIIRKFTNFFREVLSESIEKTLPQIKDQEIAEMNGEEVLSYNAAEVIDKMEDDLENAGNEAISAMREKQKELINSLNLNKYEIDETGEGWEESSKELSKAVKSQGTVAIKSGKKRKQESAEQILNEEMAPSRKFKKKGKK from the coding sequence ATGGGTAAAAAAGCTATTGATTCTCGTATCCCAGCTCTCATCAGAAATGGTGTTCAAACAAATCAGAGATCATTTTTCGTTATCGTTGGTGACAATGCTCGTAACCAGCTACCGAACTTGCACTATTTAATGATGAGTGCTGACCTCAAAATGAATAAATCCGTGTTATGGACGTATAAGAAGAAACTCTTGGGTTTCACTTCACAcaggaagaagagagaaGCAAAGATTAAGAAAGAGATCAAGAGAGGTACCAGAGAGATAAATGAACAAGATCcttttgaaactttcatcTCTAACCAAAACATTCGATACTGTTATTATAaggaaactgaaaaaattTTGGGTAACACTTATGGTATGTGTATCCTACAAGATTTTGAAGCTTTGACTCCAAATTTGCTAGCAAGAACCATCGAAACCGTTGAAGGTGGTGGTATCATTGTTATCATGTTAAAGTCCATTTCCTCTCTAAAACAGTTATACACTATGACTATGGATATCCACTCTCGTTATAGAACGGAAGCTCATGACGATGTCGTGGCAAGATTCAACGAAAGATTTATCTTGTCCTTGGGTTCGAATGAAAACTGTTTGGTAGTAGATAGTGAGTTAAACGTTTTACCTATATCTGGAGGAAAAAACGTAAAACCACTTCCACCAaaggatgatgaagaaatttcaccaaaaaatcaagaactaaaagaattgaaagtgTCTTTAGAAGATGTTCAGCCTGCGGGATCATTAGTTGCTCTTTCAAAAACGGTTAATCAAGCTCATGCAATCTTGACCTTCATTGATGCCATTTCAGagaaaactttaaattCAACTGTAGCATTGACGGCAGGTAGAGGTAGAGGTAAATCAGCTGCTCTAGGTATTTCtattgctgctgctgtaTCCCATGGTTACTCCAATATCTTTGTAACATCTCCTTCCCctgagaatttgaagactttATTTGAGTTTATTTTCAAAGGATTTGACGCTCTAGGCTATCAGGAGCACATTGATTATGATATCATTCAGTCCACCAATCCAAGCTTCAACAAAGCCATAGTCAGAGTAGACATCAAGAGAGAACATAGACAGACCATTCAATATATTATTCCAAATGATTCTCATGTGTTGGGACAGGCAGAACTTGTTGTCATTGATGAAGCTGCCGCAATTCCACTACCACTTGTAAAGAAGCTTTTGGGTCCGTACTTAGTGTTTATGGCATCCACTATTAACGGTTATGAAGGTACCGGTAGATCTttgtctttgaaattgattcAACAGCTAAGAACTCAATCCAACGGTACTGGCCGTGAAGATTCCGAAACAGCACTTGTTTCCAGagattcaaagaaacaagaagttcaaaCAAGTGGCCGTTCTTTGAGAGAAGTTGTCTTAGATGAACCTATCAGATACGCTCCTGGTGACCCAGTTGAAAAATGGTTGAATAAATTACTTTGTTTGGACGTTCAACTAATCAAAAATCCAAGATTTGCTGCTAGAGGCACACCTCATCCATCTCAATGTAATTTATTCATCGTCAATAGAGATACTCTATTTTCTTATCATCCTGTTTCTGAAAATTTTCTGGAGAAGATGATGGCTCTTTATGTCGCATCGCATTACAAGAATTCTCCTAACGACTTGCAATTAATGAGTGATGCACCTGCTCATCAACTATTCGTTTTATTGCCTCCCATCGATCCAAAAGATGGCGGCAGAATACCTGATCCCTTAGTGGTCATCCAGGTCGCATTGGAAGGTGAGATCTCGAAGGATTCTGTCAGAAATTCTTTGGCAAGAGGTCAAAGAGCTGGTGGTGACTTAATTCCATGGCTAATCTCACAGcaatttcaagatgaagaatttgcCGGTTTGAGTGGTGCCCGTGTTGTTAGGATTGCAACCAATCCGGAATACGCCTCTATGGGTTATGGGTCTAGGGCTCTGGAGTTATTGAAAGATCATTTCGAAGGTAAATTCACCGATTTGAATGAAGATACGGTACAAAAGGACTACACAATCAAGAGAGTCGATGACAGggatttgaagaaagcagacctcttgaaagatgaaatcaaattaaGGGATGCAAAGACGTTGCCACCATTGCTTCTGAAACTCTCAGAACAAACCCCTCACTTTTTGCATTACTTAGGTGTTTCATATGGTTTAACAAAATCTTTACATAAGTTCTGGAAAAACAACGGATTTGTCCCAGTTTACTTACGTCAAACAGCGAATGATTTGACTGGTGAACATACATGTGTTATGGTTAAAGTTCTTGAAGGTCGTGAATCAAAATGGCTGGCAGAATTTGCCAAAGATTTCCATAAAAGATTCTTGTCTTTATTATCGTTCGACTTTAAGAAATTCACTGCCATCGAAGCGTTAAATGTCATTGAATCTGCTAAGAAGGGTGAAACACTAGACCAAGACTCGGAGGGCAGATCGTTCCAGAATAAGGTTTTAACAAGGGACCAATTGGATTCCATCTTTTCTCCATTCGATCTAAAGAGGTTAGAAAGCTATGCTAACAACTTACTGGATTATCATGTCATTGTTGATCTTCTACCAATGATGGCATTGCTATACTTTAGTGGAAAGCTGGGTGACGGTGTATCATTATCAAGCGTACAATCGTGTATACTACTTGCAATTGGTTTGCAACACAAGGGCATTGATGACATAACGAAAGAGTTGAACTTACCATCCAATCAAACTATTGCCATGTTCTCCAAGATTATCAGGAAATTcaccaatttcttcagGGAAGTTTTAAGCGAGTCTATTGAAAAAACCTTACCTCAAATCAAGGACCAAGAAATTGCCGAAATGAATGGCGAAGAAGTGTTGTCTTACAATGCTGCCGAAGTCATTGACAAAATGGAAGATGACCTTGAAAATGCAGGGAACGAAGCTATCAGCGCAATGAGAGAAAAGCAgaaagaattgatcaattccTTGAACCTAAATAAatatgaaattgatgaaactgGCGAGGGCTGGGAAGaatcttccaaagaattGTCAAAAGCTGTCAAATCCCAAGGAACTGTGGCCATCAAGTCCGGcaagaagagaaaacaaGAAAGTGCAGAACAAATTCTCAACGAAGAGATGGCACCATCCAGgaagttcaagaagaaaggtaaaaaataa
- the NDT80 gene encoding transcription factor NDT80 (some similarities with uniprot|P38830 Saccharomyces cerevisiae YHR124W NDT80 Meiosis-specific transcription factor required for exit from pachytene and for full meiotic recombination activates middle sporulation genes competes with Sum1p for binding to promoters containing middle sporulation elements (MSE)) — protein MMEDLDHLNDENINIDENEFLETLDNADGDVIKTFRNADGSLSSHFDKRKVRIAPRSTLQFKIGPGFTPVVPNHKILNDFGQIQEIKLEPRIDRGFDFIDDDWIGYKRNYFTVVTSFDTPGTDHIEFMKQAYHLDNGVEIKYFATKLAAKCLEDDKLINLVQHTAKRDKGPQFAPPIHVIAPANLPKHQIIRDASNVRNESKMKKFDSYFFLHKEDVGTGCEVRSVLANYPSDPIKKVARYERIQFASSITLKKTSQQNRRFSLLVVLGCYVKGRHDGIQQSSPYHELDHYDEETDMTFVPILMEKTPPLIIRGRSPSNYCQQIKVMHTKKSDFDNGSPQENDLDVPADKKERKRRGRKSKQPDLKTTANVSHDSAGRIPTLLTNGLPSTFEISPTSGNMRIKNIQLHSSSTETSFPRGFQSESLSVAYFSNSATPIQDSIFKKRRLNISKPVVLESNLEEPLDDITENIFNTISFEERTPSKENKERLSSTSVFLLKHVTYDVSEPPAVAIPRAMLPNKMEISYCLNDYSSSFIEYPPPSTSHKRLPGSRRLLTASGNPSDLLNPADWSDGPSIFRH, from the coding sequence ATGATGGAGGATTTGGACCATCTGAACGATGAGAATATCAATATAGATGAGAACGAATTTTTGGAAACACTTGATAATGCTGACGGGGACGTGATCAAAACTTTTAGGAACGCTGACGGGTCATTAAGTAGTCATTTTGACAAGAGAAAAGTTCGTATTGCTCCAAGGTCAACATTGCAGTTCAAAATAGGCCCAGGCTTTACGCCAGTGGTGCCCAATCACAAGATATTGAACGATTTTGGACagattcaagaaatcaaattGGAGCCTCGGATTGATCGAGGGTTTGATTTCATAGATGACGATTGGATTGGttataaaagaaattatttcACCGTGGTAACTTCATTTGACACACCGGGGACTGATCATATCGAGTTCATGAAACAAGCGTATCATTTAGATAACGGTGTGGAGATCAAATACTTCGCTACCAAATTAGCCGCCAAGTGtttggaagatgataaatTGATTAACCTAGTTCAACACACTGCAAAGCGAGATAAAGGCCCTCAATTTGCTCCTCCAATACATGTTATTGCACCTGCAAATTTGCCGAAGCACCAGATTATAAGAGATGCATCGAACGTGAGAAACGAAtccaagatgaaaaaatttgatagctattttttccttcataAAGAAGACGTTGGAACAGGATGTGAAGTAAGGAGTGTCTTGGCAAACTACCCATCGGATCCAATCAAAAAAGTAGCAAGGTATGAAAGGATACAGTTCGCCTCTTCTAtaactttgaagaaaactaGCCAACAAAATAGACGGTTTTCACTTTTAGTGGTTTTAGGCTGCTATGTGAAGGGAAGACATGACGGTATTCAGCAGTCATCACCTTATCATGAATTGGATCATTATGATGAAGAGACTGACATGACGtttgttccaattctaATGGAGAAGACGCCGCCTCTCATAATAAGAGGAAGATCTCCCTCTAACTATTGCCAACAAATCAAAGTCATGCATACCAAGAAATcagattttgataatggTTCCCCACAAGAAAACGATCTTGATGTGCCAGCTGATAAGAAAGAGCGGAAAAGGCGAGGACGAAAAAGTAAGCAACCAGATCTTAAAACTACTGCAAATGTGTCTCACGATAGCGCTGGTCGAATCCCAACACTTCTAACCAATGGATTGCCGTCCACATTCGAAATATCACCGACTAGTGGTAACATGAGAATTAAGAATATACAACTGCACTCGTCAAGCACTGAGACCTCATTTCCAAGAGGTTTCCAATCTGAGTCATTGTCAGTAGCATATTTCAGTAACAGTGCCACTCCCATACAAGACTCGATTTTTAAGAAGAGAAGACTTAATATTAGTAAACCTGTTGTACTGGAGTCAAACCTTGAAGAACCGCTGGATGACATTACAGAAAATATCTTTAATACAATATCTTTTGAGGAAAGGACTCCAtcgaaagaaaacaaagagcGATTATCTTCTACAAGCGTATTCCTCCTGAAGCATGTGACTTACGATGTTTCAGAGCCTCCTGCGGTGGCAATTCCCAGGGCCATGCTTCCAAACAAGATGGAAATTTCCTACTGTTTGAATGATTATTCATCAAGTTTTATCGAATATCCACCTCCTAGTACGTCACATAAAAGATTGCCTGGTTCGAGAAGGCTCTTAACAGCCTCCGGAAACCCTTCGGATCTATTAAACCCTGCAGACTGGTCGGATGGGCCGAGCATCTTCCGTCATTAA
- the FYV6 gene encoding Fyv6p (weakly similar to uniprot|P53913 Saccharomyces cerevisiae YNL133C FYV6 Protein of unknown function required for survival upon exposure to K1 killer toxin proposed to regulate double-strand break repair via non-homologous end-joining), translating into MADNPKAPTFIKEGSGDLESQRRNEQVNREVGELVTRKSLSDQLRENSKKKRQQFQRQTKEKNSFTRVSNDDLDHINKVKLDELEKLRNFSQWAESEERNRRKQLQLLQQPSTPEHTNKQVISKNDPIPTSIKVRKLKTSNGAKNALGVISKPKHKKTDRTQKK; encoded by the coding sequence ATGGCGGATAACCCGAAAGCCCCAACGTTCATCAAGGAGGGTTCTGGAGATTTGGAAAGCCAAAGGAGAAACGAGCAAGTCAATCGAGAAGTTGGCGAATTGGTTACAAGAAAGTCGCTCAGCGATCAATTGAGAGAAAATTCCAAGAAGAAACGCCAACAATTTCAGAGACAGacaaaggaaaagaacAGCTTCACGAGAGTGTCAAACGATGACTTAGATCATATCAATAAGGTAAAGCTggatgaattggaaaagcTTCGAAATTTTTCGCAGTGGGCTGAATCTGAGGAGCGTAATCGTCGGAAACAGCTGCAATTATTGCAGCAACCTTCTACACCGGAGCACACTAACAAACAGGTGATTTCCAAGAACGATCCTATTCCAACCTCCATTAAAGTACGAAAACTAAAAACGTCCAATGGCGCAAAGAATGCGCTAGGTGTGATTAGTAAACCAAAACATAAGAAAACTGACAGAACCCAAAAAAAGTAG
- a CDS encoding uncharacterized protein (similar to uniprot|P53912 Saccharomyces cerevisiae YNL134C similarity to dehydrogenases) — protein sequence MSVPTTQKAVIIEGDKAVVKTDVSVPELKEGTALVKVEAVAGNPTDWKHIAYKIGPEGSILGCDIAGTVVKLGPNASTDLKVGDTGFGFVHGASQTDPKNGAFAEYARVYPPLFYKSNLTHSTADEISEGPVKNFESAASLPVSLTTAGVSLCHHLGSKMEWHPSTPQHTHPLLIWGGATAVGQQLIQVAKHINAYTKIVTVASKKHEKLLKSYGADDVFDYHDAGVIEQIKSKYPNLQHVIDAVGSEDSIPEAYKVTADSLPATLLEVVPMTIESIPEEIRKDNVKIDITLLYRASGQEILLGATRFPASPEYHEATVKFVKFINPHLNNGDIHHMNIKVFSNGLDDVPALTEGIKEGKNKNVKYVARL from the coding sequence ATGTCAGTTCCAACCACTCAAAAAGCCGTCATCATTGAAGGTGACAAAGCTGTTGTTAAAACAGATGTCTCAGTTCCAGAATTAAAGGAGGGTACAGCCTTGGTGAAGGTTGAGGCTGTTGCTGGTAACCCAACTGATTGGAAGCATATTGCTTATAAGATTGGTCCAGAAGGTTCAATTCTAGGATGTGACATTGCTGGTACAGTTGTCAAACTTGGACCAAATGCTAGTACTGACTTGAAGGTTGGAGATACCGGTTTCGGTTTTGTTCACGGTGCTTCCCAAACAGATCCTAAAAATGGTGCATTTGCTGAATATGCCAGGGTTTATCCACCTTTGTTTTACAAGAGTAACTTAACTCACTCAACTGCTGATGAAATTTCTGAAGGCCCTGTGAAGAACTTCGAATCTGCTGCATCATTGCCAGTTTCGTTGACAACTGCTGGTGTTAGTTTGTGTCATCACTTGGGCTCAAAAATGGAATGGCACCCATCTACCCCGCAACATACTCATCCATTATTGATTTGGGGTGGTGCTACAGCAGTGGGTCAACAACTAATCCAAGTTGCCAAACATATCAATGCTTATACTAAGATTGTAACTGTTGCTTCTAAAAAGCATGAAAAGCTTTTAAAGTCTTATGGTGCTGATGATGTCTTTGACTATCATGATGCAGGCGTTATTGAGCAGATCAAATCGAAGTATCCAAACCTGCAACATGTTATTGACGCTGTGGGAAGCGAAGATAGTATCCCCGAGGCCTATAAAGTCACAGCAGATAGTCTACCTGCCACATTATTAGAAGTGGTTCCAATGACCATTGAAAGCATTCCtgaagaaatcagaaaaGATAATGTTAAAATTGATATTACTTTGTTGTATCGTGCATCTGGTCAAGAAATTCTATTGGGTGCAACAAGATTTCCTGCTAGTCCAGAATATCATGAAGCCACAGTTAAATTCGTTAAGTTTATAAATCCACACCTTAACAACGGTGATATCCATCATATGAATATTAAAGTTTTCAGCAACGGCTTAGATGATGTCCCAGCTCTCACTGAAGGTATAAAAGAAGgtaaaaacaaaaatgttAAGTATGTTGCCAGGTTATAA
- a CDS encoding uncharacterized protein (some similarities with uniprot|P47179 Saccharomyces cerevisiae YJR151C DAN4 Cell wall mannoprotein with similarity to Tir1p, Tir2p, Tir3p, and Tir4p) has translation MKFSTIAAVALTTLSVVRAGKHSDDDEDYSKPKWSSSKHDKEHKKTTEISTTKSDYSTTKSDYSTTKSDYSTTKSDYSTTKSKYSTTKSKYPTTKPEYPTTKSEYPTNKTETLTTKSEYPTTKSEYPSNKTETLTTTEGKSSIEISTKYKVTSNVTTSHQTYTVTSEIPCETTSEVPTHYNKTSTYPAPPPHHNSTSSYPMPPKTYTWVSKNKTIITTTDCPTTETKPVIPTDYPTTETKPVTTHHLAPTNETTPIPYTENGAGILDSNIVGAGLAVVGAMLL, from the coding sequence atgaaattttcTACTATTGCTGCTGTCGCTTTAACCACCTTGAGTGTTGTGCGTGCCGGTAAGCActctgatgatgatgaagattaCAGTAAACCAAAATGGAGCAGTTCCAAACATGACAAGGAACACAAAAAGACCACTGAAATTTCAACCACCAAGTCTGATTACTCAACTACCAAGTCTGATTACTCAACTACCAAGTCTGATTACTCAACTACCAAGTCTGATTACTCAACTACCAAGTCCAAGTACTCCACTACGAAGTCTAAGTACCCCACCACTAAGCCTGAATATCCAACGACGAAGTCTGAATATCCAACAAACAAGACTGAGACCTTGACCACGAAGTCTGAATATCCAACTACGAAGTCTGAATATCCATCTAACAAGACTGAGACCTTAACCACCACTGAGGGTAAAAGCAGCATTGAAATCTCCACCAAATACAAAGTTACATCTAATGTTACAACCAGTCATCAGACTTACACCGTTACGTCGGAGATTCCTTGCGAAACTACTTCTGAGGTTCCGACACATTACAACAAAACTTCCACTTACCCAGCTCCACCACCACACCATAACAGTACCTCTTCTTACCCAATGCCACCAAAGACTTATACCTGGGTTTCTAAAAACAAAACTATCATTACTACTACTGACTGTCCAACTACTGAAACAAAACCAGTTATTCCTACCGATTATCCAACAACTGAAACCAAACCGGTAACTACTCATCACCTTGCCCCAACCAATGAAACTACCCCAATCCCCTACACTGAAAACGGTGCTGGCATTTTGGACAGTAACATTGTCGGAGCCGGTTTAGCTGTTGTTGGTGCCATGTTGTTATAA